The uncultured Desulfobulbus sp. genome window below encodes:
- a CDS encoding universal stress protein, whose product MLPEMNHILYATDLSDNARHALRYAVSLAKSCKAELTMIHVLPDWVEIMSENAGIDIATHFDLATWENINTTAMTAAQVKAHKRVEEMAAECRLDDPDCPVAKATIKVLQGDATACILEELKNGAYDLVVMGAHGQGPFIDMLLGSVANKIVRMSPVPVVTVRLPKEG is encoded by the coding sequence ATGCTTCCTGAAATGAACCATATCTTATATGCCACCGATCTCTCGGATAATGCGCGTCATGCACTGCGTTATGCCGTTTCCCTGGCAAAGAGTTGCAAGGCCGAGCTGACCATGATCCATGTGCTCCCGGATTGGGTGGAGATCATGAGCGAGAACGCCGGGATAGATATTGCGACCCATTTTGATCTGGCGACTTGGGAAAATATCAATACAACCGCAATGACGGCTGCCCAGGTGAAGGCGCACAAACGGGTGGAGGAGATGGCCGCCGAATGCCGCCTGGATGACCCCGATTGCCCTGTGGCCAAGGCAACCATCAAGGTCTTGCAGGGGGATGCAACGGCCTGCATCCTTGAGGAACTGAAAAATGGCGCCTACGATCTGGTGGTTATGGGGGCCCACGGACAGGGGCCCTTTATCGATATGCTGCTGGGCTCTGTGGCCAATAAAATTGTGCGCATGAGCCCGGTGCCGGTGGTGACAGTGCGTTTGCCGAAAGAAGGGTGA
- a CDS encoding bile acid:sodium symporter — MWKILMMVSKNLVVAIPTVMVFGFIAGAVGDMAWLKSLIIPFTFLMVYPMMVTLKVREVFSGGNLRAQLITQLVNFAVVPFLTFGIGWMFFREQPYMMLGLLLAGLVPTSGMTISWTGFAKGNMAAAVKMTVIGLTLGSLLTPLYVKGLLGATVSMNMVTVFKQIGLIVFLPMALGYATQRTLISRYGQKTFAQRFAPRFPAMSTLGVLGIVFIALALKAKTIMAAPQMLVQILVPLAIVYLINYMLSTVLGRMLLPRGDAIAMVYGTVMRNLSIALAVAINAFGTQGSDAALVVALAYIIQVQSAAWYVKFTDRFFGPAPQAEPAAAPAA; from the coding sequence ATGTGGAAGATTTTAATGATGGTTTCAAAAAACCTGGTGGTAGCTATTCCCACGGTCATGGTGTTTGGTTTTATTGCCGGAGCAGTAGGAGACATGGCCTGGCTTAAAAGTTTAATCATCCCCTTCACCTTTCTCATGGTCTATCCCATGATGGTGACCTTGAAGGTGCGTGAGGTGTTCTCCGGAGGGAATCTGCGCGCCCAGCTCATCACCCAGCTGGTGAATTTTGCCGTTGTGCCTTTTTTAACCTTTGGTATTGGCTGGATGTTTTTTCGTGAGCAACCCTATATGATGCTGGGGCTACTGCTGGCTGGTCTGGTACCCACCAGCGGTATGACCATCTCCTGGACCGGTTTTGCCAAGGGGAATATGGCCGCTGCAGTCAAGATGACGGTCATCGGGCTGACATTGGGCTCACTCTTGACCCCCTTGTATGTCAAAGGACTCCTGGGGGCCACTGTTTCCATGAATATGGTCACCGTATTCAAGCAAATTGGCTTGATCGTCTTTTTGCCGATGGCCCTTGGCTATGCCACCCAGCGAACCCTTATCTCCCGTTACGGACAGAAAACTTTTGCCCAGCGTTTTGCCCCTCGATTTCCCGCCATGTCCACCCTGGGGGTGTTGGGTATCGTCTTTATTGCCCTGGCGCTCAAAGCCAAGACCATTATGGCTGCTCCCCAGATGCTGGTGCAGATTTTGGTGCCGCTGGCCATCGTCTACCTGATCAACTATATGTTGAGTACAGTGCTTGGCCGCATGCTTCTCCCCCGTGGTGATGCCATTGCCATGGTCTATGGAACCGTTATGCGGAACCTCTCTATTGCCTTAGCCGTGGCGATTAACGCCTTTGGAACTCAAGGGTCGGATGCAGCCCTGGTCGTGGCCCTGGCTTATATTATTCAGGTGCAGTCAGCGGCCTGGTACGTCAAGTTCACCGATCGTTTCTTTGGTCCGGCGCCGCAAGCTGAACCAGCGGCAGCGCCAGCAGCGTAA
- a CDS encoding sigma 54-interacting transcriptional regulator, which yields MQEDELKAYWKIVVDTIQEGVMIVDLNGTIVAVNQALSELTGFKPEELIGKSCATLNCATCRAKRDVEGHHWCSLFDQGRMNKQRCALVRKDGRYVQVLKNASVLRAQNGEVIGGVETLTDISDLLERDTAIEAFRRELSGKDTFHGMVGRSAAIQRVYDLIDNAADSDAPLAIYGESGTGKELAAKAVHERGKRRNKPYLKVNCAALNEALLESELFGHVRGAFTGAHQGRTGRFEAANRGSLFLDEIGDLPMLTQVKLLRVLEEKTIERVGDHQSIPVDVRIITATNRNLEAMVAEGTFRQDLYYRINVIPLTIPPLRERIEDVPLLAESFFRTLQLKSGKAIQSISRQAMDLLMAYSWPGNVRELRSTFEYAFVTCQKDSIGPEDLPASLGLPSKRVTGIHQQSSLTPRPKNSDQRKKEALTRALQEAEGNQSRAAELLGISRVTVWNQMKRFGLKAVREVKE from the coding sequence ATGCAGGAAGATGAGCTGAAGGCGTATTGGAAAATTGTGGTCGACACCATTCAGGAAGGGGTCATGATTGTTGATCTCAACGGCACCATAGTTGCTGTCAACCAGGCTCTAAGCGAGTTGACGGGATTTAAACCTGAAGAACTGATCGGAAAATCCTGTGCCACGCTCAATTGTGCCACCTGCCGTGCCAAGCGGGATGTGGAAGGGCATCACTGGTGTTCACTCTTTGACCAGGGGCGAATGAACAAGCAGCGTTGTGCTCTGGTTCGTAAGGATGGCCGCTACGTACAGGTACTTAAAAATGCCTCTGTATTGCGAGCCCAAAACGGCGAGGTCATAGGGGGCGTGGAGACGCTTACCGATATCAGTGATCTTCTCGAACGGGACACGGCCATCGAAGCCTTTCGCCGGGAACTCAGTGGCAAAGATACCTTTCATGGCATGGTCGGTCGTTCTGCAGCCATACAGCGAGTCTATGACCTGATTGACAACGCGGCTGATTCCGATGCCCCCTTAGCTATCTACGGTGAATCGGGCACGGGCAAAGAACTAGCAGCAAAAGCGGTACATGAACGGGGTAAACGGCGCAACAAGCCCTATCTCAAGGTCAACTGCGCTGCCCTCAATGAGGCGCTGCTGGAAAGTGAGCTCTTTGGCCATGTGCGGGGTGCCTTTACCGGTGCCCATCAGGGACGAACCGGTCGTTTTGAGGCGGCCAATAGGGGCAGTCTTTTTTTAGATGAGATCGGCGATCTGCCCATGCTCACCCAGGTAAAACTTTTACGGGTCCTCGAAGAAAAAACTATCGAACGGGTGGGGGATCATCAGTCAATTCCAGTAGACGTGCGCATCATCACGGCCACCAATCGCAACCTGGAAGCCATGGTGGCCGAGGGAACCTTTCGCCAGGACCTCTACTATCGCATCAATGTTATCCCGCTCACCATACCTCCGCTGCGGGAACGAATTGAAGATGTCCCCCTGCTGGCAGAATCGTTTTTTCGCACCCTGCAACTGAAAAGCGGTAAAGCCATACAAAGCATTTCCCGACAGGCCATGGACCTACTCATGGCCTACTCCTGGCCAGGCAATGTACGCGAACTTCGCTCCACCTTTGAGTATGCCTTTGTCACCTGTCAAAAAGACTCGATCGGCCCCGAAGACCTGCCAGCTAGCCTGGGGCTCCCCTCGAAGCGGGTCACGGGAATACACCAGCAATCATCCCTCACGCCGCGCCCCAAAAACAGCGATCAACGCAAAAAAGAGGCCCTGACCAGGGCCCTGCAGGAGGCGGAAGGAAACCAGAGCCGGGCGGCTGAACTCTTGGGTATATCCCGGGTCACGGTCTGGAATCAGATGAAACGCTTTGGACTCAAAGCGGTTCGTGAGGTCAAAGAGTAG
- a CDS encoding IS701 family transposase produces MLPDIRQNDYLYAIPKFELDRSDVTGLLTELKGFHEHFSDCFLRSELRDNFFRYMAGQFSQLERKSIEPIAFAVEGGKVRAMQRFISDARWDDERILDKYRSLINEDMGHPDGAIVFDESGFVKKGNDSIGVARQYCGTIGKVDNCQVGVFAAYTSPYGYALVDKRLYIPEHWFADEHSLKRKKCDLPDEITFKTKPQLAVEMLGEITSNQQLPFRYILADSVYATNPEFIEAAEAITGVTYLGQAPENTLCWPKKPSVIKKEYKYKGKHQSKKVLVDSTKEPISFKTLACSINDYFWYRRKVSEGTKGPIEYEFTKRRIVLARQGLPVKTIWLLMRRTLEKDPQYSYFISNAPVSTKLEKFVWLSGLRWSIEQCFEETKTELGMDQYEVRKFPGWHHHILTCMLAHYFLWHLKIRLGKKSSSYYAIAA; encoded by the coding sequence ATGTTGCCAGATATTCGTCAAAACGACTACTTGTATGCTATTCCGAAATTCGAGTTGGACAGAAGTGACGTAACTGGATTGCTCACTGAACTTAAAGGATTTCATGAACATTTTTCCGATTGTTTCCTTCGGAGTGAACTGCGAGATAACTTTTTTCGATACATGGCCGGACAATTCAGCCAACTTGAGCGTAAATCCATCGAACCCATTGCATTCGCGGTTGAAGGGGGCAAGGTCAGGGCAATGCAACGCTTCATATCCGATGCTCGCTGGGATGATGAGCGAATATTGGACAAATATCGTAGTCTAATTAATGAAGATATGGGGCACCCTGACGGCGCAATCGTTTTTGACGAAAGTGGTTTTGTGAAAAAAGGCAACGACTCTATTGGTGTTGCTCGGCAATACTGCGGCACCATCGGTAAGGTCGATAATTGTCAAGTCGGTGTTTTTGCCGCTTACACATCCCCCTATGGCTACGCTCTTGTTGATAAACGTCTTTATATACCTGAGCACTGGTTCGCGGACGAGCATTCCTTAAAACGAAAAAAATGTGATCTTCCCGATGAAATAACGTTTAAAACCAAACCACAATTGGCGGTTGAGATGCTTGGTGAGATTACCTCCAATCAGCAACTTCCATTTCGTTACATTCTTGCTGATTCTGTCTACGCAACCAATCCGGAGTTTATTGAGGCGGCAGAAGCCATTACAGGCGTGACTTACCTGGGGCAAGCACCAGAAAACACGCTCTGCTGGCCGAAGAAGCCGTCGGTCATCAAAAAAGAATACAAATATAAGGGCAAGCACCAGAGCAAAAAGGTCCTGGTAGACAGCACAAAAGAGCCGATCTCTTTCAAAACGCTCGCCTGTAGCATCAACGACTATTTTTGGTACCGAAGAAAGGTCTCTGAAGGGACCAAGGGCCCCATTGAGTATGAATTCACAAAACGACGGATCGTCCTTGCTCGCCAGGGGCTTCCCGTTAAGACCATCTGGCTGCTTATGCGAAGAACTTTGGAAAAAGATCCTCAATATTCGTATTTTATTTCAAATGCGCCGGTCAGTACCAAGCTGGAAAAATTTGTTTGGTTAAGCGGCCTGCGGTGGTCCATAGAGCAATGCTTTGAAGAAACCAAGACGGAACTGGGAATGGATCAATATGAGGTGAGAAAATTTCCAGGGTGGCACCACCATATTTTGACTTGCATGCTTGCTCATTATTTTCTCTGGCACCTCAAAATCAGATTGGGAAAAAAAAGCTCCAGCTATTACGCCATCGCAGCTTAG